From Streptomyces sp. TLI_053, a single genomic window includes:
- a CDS encoding tetratricopeptide repeat protein encodes MVERLVVDLHTDGRLLVAEWPSGEASPAPAVDAGWLRRPLGDAPMEDLRWYLEDYLRTPLGPYGERGPQIARQLPDWGARVFGALFGTGAGRDAYLRARGRSRAGDGAAGAGLEIVLRSRSAQLLALPWELMTDPERPVPLLLDGVALSRRTPDPEDAGSLVGPPEGNRSRLRVLLVVTAPADPARPGHRSLAPALLRRLRAEHGTVELTLLRPPMPERLAEVLQEVREEGRPFHVVHFDGPGPTDLPAPARVPLVVLSTGRSAPEAGLPEAVAAVRLLREGAHAVLALPYHLDAPAAAGFLATCYERLRTGEPVTLAVAAGRRRLAADDRRPSPRGALPLADWSVPVLYSRPEAARPGPDTARAVQPAVPPVVQPAAAHGTTGATATTGPPDSPDHWGELAPVGGFVGRDGLLLGLDAVTGRHRVVLLHGAAGIGKTELAKAFGRWSRETGTVDGPDAVVLHAFGPGATPPTPAGVVERIGRRLFAPEEFDPLPPAERRTAVEQALATRRLLLIWDGVDSPAAEPGAADEERAGLRALLELVARQGRSTILLTSRTREDWLGAAALRIEVPGLDPGETVEYAERLLAPSADTPDTLGSTDTPGSPDTVRRRGLRVFGELLEWLGGHPLAMRLALSSLDAHEPWQTLDTLVRDAAAGPGTPGPPDTPDRPDAPAEADPRPTPEAVPTALAVSTDYALARLGAADRRALTAVSLLHGVADATVLALLSRHPLAPERFRGLGTEDWQRLLLRAAELGLTTPCGRTAHRVHPTVAARLAAGWRADGPGFAEQHEAGLQALLGAQVNFCLLLTRELHNGSAEFALTALDLQRPAIGAMLARALDRGLWLQALALVRPLHDHWNARGTDLEARRWIDRVRIAVEEPDGSPPVLDSPAGSLWLYVVGADARRLLRLGPVEGAERALREIHRAAELHPPGADQLDELADCHQRLGGIAVDRGDFGEAEEWYSRSQALLERLGDAEGLAIGHHQLGVIAHRLGRPDDAERRTRQALELFERLGETGRAAACHHRLGVVAEEQGRFEDAHESFGKALAAVRATFGGGTTRTGTAGGGATAGGTTAGGTTDLSVTVELHHRLAAVAAELGRLDEAEDWCERALDLAEESGSRAGAADAHYRLGVLAAARERFAEAEARHRKALEIRQDLGDLAGTATGEHQLGLMATRRGDLAEAERRYTRALALREELGDRAGASAGHHQLGLTAQAGGRAAEAEARYRKALDVSHRIGDTPGLARTFGQFGLFAAEQGRPREAMEWLVRSITSFEEFPHPATWPSVLGLRRLTVDLGPRAVERAWRSVTGRRLPDAVRDRLAH; translated from the coding sequence GTGGTCGAACGTCTGGTGGTGGACCTCCACACCGACGGCCGTTTGCTGGTGGCGGAGTGGCCGTCCGGGGAGGCGTCCCCGGCGCCCGCCGTCGACGCCGGATGGCTGCGCCGGCCCTTGGGCGACGCACCGATGGAGGACCTGCGCTGGTACCTGGAGGACTACCTGCGGACCCCGCTCGGCCCGTACGGCGAGCGGGGTCCGCAGATCGCCCGGCAGCTGCCGGACTGGGGCGCACGGGTGTTCGGCGCGCTGTTCGGCACCGGGGCGGGACGGGACGCCTACCTCCGGGCCCGCGGTCGCAGCCGCGCCGGCGACGGTGCCGCCGGCGCCGGGCTGGAGATCGTGCTGCGCTCGCGATCGGCGCAGTTGCTCGCCCTCCCCTGGGAGTTGATGACGGACCCGGAACGACCGGTGCCGCTGCTGCTGGACGGCGTCGCGCTGAGCCGCCGGACACCCGACCCGGAGGACGCCGGAAGCCTCGTCGGCCCACCGGAGGGCAACAGGTCCCGTCTGCGGGTGCTGCTGGTGGTCACCGCCCCGGCAGACCCGGCCCGCCCCGGCCACCGGAGCCTCGCCCCGGCACTGCTGCGGCGACTGCGCGCGGAGCACGGCACGGTCGAGCTCACCCTCCTGCGCCCGCCGATGCCGGAGCGGCTCGCCGAAGTGCTGCAGGAGGTGCGGGAGGAGGGCCGGCCGTTCCACGTCGTCCACTTCGACGGGCCCGGGCCGACCGACCTGCCGGCCCCGGCCCGGGTCCCGCTGGTGGTGCTGAGCACCGGTCGGTCCGCCCCCGAGGCCGGACTGCCGGAGGCCGTGGCCGCGGTCCGGCTGCTCCGGGAGGGCGCGCACGCTGTGCTCGCGCTGCCCTACCACCTCGACGCGCCGGCCGCCGCCGGGTTCCTGGCCACCTGCTACGAACGGCTCCGCACCGGCGAGCCGGTGACCCTGGCGGTGGCGGCCGGGCGCCGCCGCCTCGCCGCCGACGACCGGCGTCCCTCCCCCCGGGGCGCGCTGCCCCTGGCCGACTGGTCGGTCCCGGTCCTGTACAGCCGCCCCGAGGCGGCACGCCCCGGACCGGACACCGCCCGGGCCGTGCAGCCGGCCGTTCCGCCGGTCGTGCAGCCGGCGGCCGCGCACGGGACGACCGGGGCCACGGCGACAACGGGGCCGCCGGACTCCCCGGACCACTGGGGAGAGCTCGCACCGGTCGGCGGGTTTGTCGGGCGGGACGGACTGCTGCTCGGCCTCGACGCCGTGACCGGCCGGCACCGGGTGGTCCTGCTCCACGGCGCCGCCGGCATCGGGAAGACCGAACTGGCGAAGGCCTTCGGTCGTTGGAGCCGGGAGACCGGCACGGTGGACGGGCCGGACGCGGTGGTACTGCACGCCTTCGGACCGGGGGCGACCCCGCCCACCCCGGCCGGGGTGGTCGAGCGGATCGGCCGCCGGCTGTTCGCCCCCGAGGAGTTCGACCCGCTCCCGCCGGCCGAACGCCGGACGGCCGTCGAACAGGCGCTGGCCACCCGCCGCCTGCTGCTGATCTGGGACGGCGTCGACTCCCCGGCCGCGGAACCCGGCGCTGCGGACGAGGAGCGCGCCGGACTCCGGGCCCTGCTCGAGCTGGTCGCGCGGCAGGGGCGCAGCACCATCCTGCTCACCAGCCGCACCCGCGAGGACTGGCTCGGCGCGGCGGCACTGCGGATCGAGGTGCCCGGCCTCGACCCGGGCGAGACCGTGGAGTACGCCGAGCGGTTGCTCGCGCCCTCCGCCGACACCCCCGACACACTCGGCTCCACCGACACCCCCGGCTCCCCCGACACCGTCCGCCGACGCGGCCTGCGGGTGTTCGGCGAACTGCTGGAGTGGCTGGGCGGGCACCCCCTGGCCATGCGGCTCGCCCTGTCCTCGCTCGACGCCCACGAGCCGTGGCAGACCCTGGACACCCTGGTGCGCGACGCGGCCGCCGGGCCGGGCACCCCCGGTCCGCCGGACACCCCCGACCGGCCGGACGCGCCCGCCGAGGCGGACCCGCGGCCGACTCCCGAAGCCGTTCCGACGGCGCTCGCCGTGAGCACCGACTACGCGCTGGCCCGCCTCGGCGCGGCGGACCGCCGGGCGCTGACGGCGGTCTCGCTCCTGCACGGGGTCGCCGATGCCACCGTGCTCGCCCTGCTCTCCCGCCATCCGCTCGCGCCGGAGCGCTTCCGCGGTCTCGGCACCGAGGACTGGCAGCGACTGCTGCTGCGGGCAGCGGAGCTCGGTCTGACGACCCCCTGCGGCCGTACCGCCCACCGCGTCCACCCCACGGTCGCCGCCCGGCTGGCCGCGGGGTGGCGCGCGGACGGGCCCGGCTTCGCCGAGCAGCACGAGGCCGGACTGCAGGCCCTGCTGGGCGCCCAGGTCAACTTCTGTCTGCTGCTCACCCGCGAACTGCACAACGGCAGCGCCGAGTTCGCCCTGACCGCGCTCGACCTCCAGCGACCGGCCATCGGCGCGATGCTCGCCCGGGCCCTCGACCGGGGCCTGTGGCTGCAGGCTTTGGCACTCGTCCGTCCGCTGCACGACCACTGGAACGCCCGGGGCACGGACCTCGAGGCGCGCCGCTGGATCGACCGGGTGCGGATCGCCGTGGAGGAGCCCGACGGCTCCCCGCCCGTCCTCGACAGCCCGGCCGGGTCGCTGTGGCTGTACGTGGTCGGCGCGGACGCCCGGCGGCTGCTGCGGCTGGGCCCGGTGGAGGGGGCCGAGCGCGCACTCCGGGAGATCCACCGCGCCGCCGAGCTGCACCCGCCCGGTGCCGACCAGCTCGACGAGCTGGCCGACTGCCACCAGCGGCTCGGCGGGATCGCCGTCGACCGTGGCGACTTCGGCGAGGCCGAGGAGTGGTACTCGCGCTCGCAGGCGCTGCTGGAGCGGCTCGGGGACGCGGAGGGACTCGCGATCGGCCACCACCAGCTGGGGGTGATCGCGCACCGGCTCGGCCGGCCGGACGACGCCGAGCGGCGCACCCGGCAGGCCCTGGAGCTCTTCGAGCGTCTGGGCGAGACCGGCCGGGCGGCCGCCTGCCACCACCGGCTCGGTGTCGTGGCCGAGGAGCAGGGCCGCTTCGAGGACGCCCACGAGAGCTTCGGGAAGGCGCTGGCGGCCGTCCGCGCGACGTTCGGCGGCGGGACGACCCGCACCGGAACGGCCGGCGGCGGGGCGACCGCTGGCGGGACGACCGCTGGCGGGACGACCGACCTGTCCGTCACGGTGGAGCTGCACCACCGGCTCGCCGCCGTCGCCGCCGAGCTGGGCCGACTGGACGAGGCCGAGGACTGGTGCGAGCGGGCGCTCGACCTCGCCGAGGAGTCCGGCAGCCGGGCCGGGGCGGCCGACGCCCACTACCGGCTCGGTGTGCTGGCCGCCGCACGGGAGCGGTTCGCCGAGGCCGAGGCCCGGCACCGCAAGGCACTGGAGATCCGGCAGGACCTCGGCGACCTGGCCGGCACGGCGACCGGCGAGCACCAGCTGGGCCTGATGGCGACCCGGCGCGGGGACCTCGCCGAGGCGGAGCGCCGCTACACCCGGGCGCTGGCGCTCCGGGAGGAGCTGGGCGACCGGGCCGGGGCCTCGGCGGGCCACCACCAACTCGGGCTGACCGCCCAGGCGGGCGGCCGGGCGGCGGAGGCCGAGGCCCGGTACCGCAAGGCGCTGGACGTCTCGCACCGGATCGGCGACACCCCCGGGCTGGCCCGCACCTTCGGGCAGTTCGGGCTGTTCGCGGCGGAGCAGGGGCGGCCCCGGGAGGCGATGGAGTGGCTGGTGCGCAGCATCACCAGCTTCGAGGAGTTCCCGCACCCGGCGACCTGGCCGAGCGTGCTGGGCCTGCGCCGCCTGACCGTCGACCTCGGCCCCCGCGCGGTCGAACGCGCCTGGCGCTCGGTCACCGGCCGCCGCCTCCCGGACGCCGTCCGGGACCGGCTCGCCCACTGA